The window tttttcttctttttctctattTCCTATCACTATCTTCTATATTGTTCTTACTGTACTAGTGTCTATTATCCTGTTTACAGATTGGAAGATATCATTCTCTTATGTCCATGTATCCCATAGATCATATATTGACAACTGCGTTACGATCAAAACATAAAGCCGAGGAGCATAATAGCAATGTCGTGTTCACCAAAGGGACGTAGGGTACTCAATACTACAGTACAAAATATTTCATCACCGTATGCAAGGTTCATTCCTAATAGTAGGAAAATTGCAAGCAAAGAATCAACAAGTAAAAACAATAAATTTTCTTCAAGCATAAGTTCGCATTGTATGATATAAATCTCCAGTACAAGCGGTCAAAAAAAGAAGACACATAGCATAATAGACACATTTGGTAAAAGTGTAATCCTCACTATAATGGTGATCATGTATTAAGTTTAATACGATTCCTACTAGTGCAAGGAAAAGATATGGTATAGGCGGAAAAGAAAGAAGGACATGGTTTACTTACGTTGGCGGGATTCATTGAAGGGCCGGTATACACAGAACCAGTAACAACCAATGCAACAGTAACCACAGCGAGCAGCCACATTTTGAGAAATGAGCTACGAGGACCTTTGAGTATGATTACGAGGACAAGAAAGGAGATGATGAAAGTCAAGACCCCCTCAGCAATAGCGCCGGTATGCAAGTCAACTTTTAAGGAAGGGCCTCCAAGCATGTGCTTGTACTGCTGCGGCATGACCTCATTAATGACCAGTGCTCCACCCACAGCACCCAAAGCCTGTGGAATGGAAAGTGTAGAGTCCAACGTTAAACTTAAGCATACCATTTTGGGTTTCGTTTATACACATATTATGGTTCGGAGTTGGGGCAGGGAAAGAGAGGCATAAAAGTGAATTTCTTTGTTGAAAGAGAGAGTAGATTCTGTTAGTTAAATTGCAACAGCAGAGCAGCcaattgaaattgaatatttttcatatgaaAAATGGAATGAAAGAATTGAATTGAACACAGATTGAGTAAAGATCGAATAAAGAGAGTAATCaatcaattgaattattatgaTTAAGGAACAGGATTGAGGGGTTACATCCTGACCTGGGCAGGAAAGCGGAGGGCCATGGAGAAGAGGTTGTCGGAGCCAAGGCCGGCAGCGTAAAAGGAGGCAGTGCCCGTGGGGTTGAAGCTGGCGCCGCCCAAGGAGTCTCCGATGAAGGTGAAGACGAAGACAAGCAGGAAGACAAGGGAGGTGGTGATGAAGAGAGGGGGCCAGGCGAGGGCTTGAACGCCAACGGCAGTAGCGATAAGGGTCGTGAGTAGGCCAAGCGTGGATGCGCAGGAAATCCACAAGAAGGT is drawn from Malus domestica chromosome 14, GDT2T_hap1 and contains these coding sequences:
- the LOC103420949 gene encoding aquaporin SIP1-2, producing MGAIKAAAGDAVLTFLWISCASTLGLLTTLIATAVGVQALAWPPLFITTSLVFLLVFVFTFIGDSLGGASFNPTGTASFYAAGLGSDNLFSMALRFPAQALGAVGGALVINEVMPQQYKHMLGGPSLKVDLHTGAIAEGVLTFIISFLVLVIILKGPRSSFLKMWLLAVVTVALVVTGSVYTGPSMNPANAFGWAYVNNWHNTWEQFYVYWICPFIGAILAGWVFRVLFPPPPSKKKKTKKA